GTGTCTCCCGGGCCCCGGCCGCGACGGCCCATCCCCCCAGAAACGCCGCCAGGACCCATCCCACCCACCTCACGAGCCGCCCCCCCCCGCCCCCAACGAAGCGAGCCACCGGTCGGCCGCCCGGACCCCGTCCACGGCCGCGCTCACGATGCCGCCGGCCCAGCCCGCGCCCTCGCCCACCGGGTAGAGGCCGGGGAAGCCCGGGGACTGGAGGGTCTCGTCCCGCGCCAGCCGCACCGGGCACGAGGTGCGGGTCTCCACCCCGATCAGGAGGCCCCGGCGCAACACCCCCACCTGCCGGGCCAACCTGGGCAACGCGGCCCGCAGGGCCTCGGCCGCGGCCGGGGGCAGGCATCCCCCCAGGTCCCCCGGCCGCACCGGCCAGGGGCACGACGAAGGGGGAACGGCGCGGCTGGGCCGGCGCCGTAGAAAGTCCGCCACCGTCTGGCCCGGCACGGCCCGGGGCCCGGCACGGCGGGCCGCCCGGCGCTCCCATCGACGCCGCCAGGCCAACCCCTCCAGGGCCCCGCCCCCCCAGTCCCGGGGCTCCACCGCCACGACCAGGGCCGCGTTGGCCCGCCGCCCGCTCCGGCGCGAGCCGCTCATGCCGTTCACCACCACCCCGTCGGGCTCGGTGCCGGCCGGCACCACAGTGCCCCCGGGGCACATGCAGAACGAGTACACGTCCCGCCCCCCGGCCCGGGCCTTGACCGAGAACTCGGCCGGGGGCAGCGCCGGGTGGCCGCACCACCGGCCGTACTGGTGCCGGTCGAGGGCCGCCTGATCCACCTCGACCCGCAGCCCCAGGGCGAACCCCTTCGCCTCGGCCGGCACCCCCTGACCCACCAGGGCGGCCAGGAGGTCGGCCGCTCCGTGGCCCGGGGCCAGGAACACGGCCGGCCCCTCCACCGGGCCCGACCCGGTCTGCACCCCGGCCACCCGCCCCTCCCGCACGATGAGGCCCTCCGCCCGGGTGCGGAACCGCACCTCGCACCCCGCCGCCAGGAGGCGATCCCGAATCCGGCGGATCACCGTGCGCAGCCGGTCCGTGCCCAGGTGGGGCCGGGCCTCCCACAGGATCTCGCCGGGCGCGCCGCAGGCCACCAGGGCCTCGAACACCCACAGCTTGCGGGGATCGTCCCCCCGGTAGGTGAGCTTTCCGTCCGAGAAGGTGCCCGCCCCTCCCTCGCCGAACGCCACGTTGGACTCGGGATCGAGCTCGCCCCGCCGCCAGTAGGCGGCCACCCGGCGCACCCGCTCGCCCAGCGGGTCGCCCCGCTCCAGGACCACGGGCCGCACCCCGTGGGCCGCGAGGCGCAGGGCCGCGAACAGCCCGGCCGGCCCGGCGCCCACGATCACCGGCCGGCCGGGGTCCCGCGGCAGGGGCCGGGGGGCAAAGGGCGGGGGCGGGGTCCAGGGCGCCGCTCCGGCCGGCACGTCGGCCGGCGGGGGCTCGGCCAGCTCCAGGGCCACCCGGCACACAAACCGGGGCGGCCGGTTTCCCCTGGCGTCCAGGGAGCGCCGGAGGATGCGCCAGGCACGCACCGCCGAACCCGGCAGGCCCAGCCGCCCGGCGGCCCGAACGGGGAGCACGCCGGGGTCCTCGTCCAGGCCCAGGGGCACCCCGGCCACCGCCCACCGGGCCGGGGGCGCGTCAGGCCGAGGCATCCAGCCCCCGCCGGGAGACCACGTAGGTCCGGATCACCCGGGCCGCGTCGTCGGAGAGGTCCTCGAAGGCCACGCTGGCCCGATACCGGCGCGGCAGGGTCAGGCCGCCCAGCTCGGCCACCACGTTGCCCACCACCCGGGCCGACACGCTCACCACCGGCTCCCGGCCCAGCTCCAGCAGGATCTCCGGGATCCGGGTGCCCCGTCGCAGCCGGCCCAGCTCGGCCTCGTACTCGAACGCACACCCCCCCTCGCTCACGTTCACCACCGGCGCGTCGCACCGGAACGGCTCCAGGAACGACAGGGAGGCGTCGCCCGTGGTGTCCACCCGGGGGCTCTTGCGGCGCCGCTCGCCGCGCACCGCCTCCGGGTAGGCCAGCTTGAACGCCGGCAGCTCGTCCAGGTACTGGACCCTGCCCAGGACACGGGTCTCGAAGGTGTAGGTGATGCCCTGGACCAGGGTCTCGAAGTCCAGCAGCCGGCCCGGCACCCCGAACCGGTCTCCCTCGGGGGGCGAGAAGGTATCCACGAAGAACCCGTCCCTTCCGAGCCCCAGTACCACGGTTGTGTACGCCTCGGGCCCCGGCGGCCGCACCAGCACCTGGGCACCGGCCTTCTGGAGCTGCTCGAGAACCCGGACCACCTCGGGCGGCGGTGGCGGCGTCTGCGGCTCGACGGGGGAGGTCGCCGGTTTCTTCTCCTTCTCCTTGCCCTTCCGAAACAGCACGGTCCGCTCCTTTCGGCGAGCCCGGGCCCGCGGGCCGCCGGGCGACGGTTCGGTGGATCCTCTATAGCAGAAGGGTTTCCGCCGCATCAATCCGCCCCCCGGATTCACCCGGCCCTCGGTGAGGGAGCGGAGCCCGGCAGCCCCCCGAGAGCCGCCCAGCGGCCGAAGGCCGGACCGACGACCAACGACCACCGACCGACGACCGAAGTTACCCCGTTGGTTTCCGGGGCCCAACCGGGCGTTTGAAAATGTCACCACGGCGTTTTATTGACGCTGAAGATTTTTCACCCAAACTGAATTTTGGTATTGAACGCCGGGAAACCCACGTGCTATGTTCTGCTGCCGTGAACGGCTTTCACATTCAATTTATGGGCTGGCCCAACCCTAACCGTGAGGAGGAGATGCCGTGGAACTCACGACGCCGTACGACAACATCCCGGTGAACCTCGACGGCCCCAACATGCCGGACTATGACGAGGTTTGCCGCACGTTCCGGCTGGACGTGCCCGAGTATTTCAACTACGGGTTCGACGTGATCGACCGTTGGGCCCAGGACCGGTCCAAGCTGGCCATGGTGTGGGCCGACCGCACCGGCGAGGACGTCCGCAAGTACTCGTTCTTCGACCTGATGCAGCTGTCGAACCGGTTCGCCAACGTGCTCCGGGAGCTGGGGTTCAAGAAGGGCGACCGGCTGTTCGTGATGGTGCCGCGCACCGTGGAGTGGTACGCGGTGATGCTCGGCAGCTTCAAGCTCGGGGTGATCCCCCTGCCCTCGCCGAACATCCTGGTGCCCAACGACGTGCGCTACCGGGTGAACCAGGCCGAGGCCGTGGGCGCGGTGATGTGGCACGAGCACGTGGGCAAGCTCGACGCCGTGCGCGCCGAGTGCCCCACCATGAAGCACACCATCGCCGTGGGCGGCCCGGCCGAGGGCTGGCTCTCGTTCGAGGAGCTGATGGCCAAGGCCTCGCCCAAGCTCTCGCCCGACAAGGTGGAGCCCACCCGGTCCGACGACATCATGCTGATCTACTTCACCTCGGGCACCACCAAGTACCCCAAGATGGTTCCCCACACCCAGGCCTCGTACGGCATCGGCCACATCATCACCGCCAAGTTCTGGCAGGACCTCAAGCCCACCGACCTCCACTGGACCCTGTCGGACACCGGCTGGGCCAAGGCGGCCTGGGGCAAGCTGTTCGGCCAGTGGCAGATCGGCGCCGCGGTCATGGTGCACGACGCGTCCGGCAAGTTCGACGCCAAGACCCACCTGAAGCTCATCGAGACCTGCGGGGTGACCACCTTCTGTGCGCCGCCCACGGCCTACCGGATGCTGATCCTCGAGGACCTCGGCCGGTACGACCTCTCGAGCATCCGCCACTCCTGCTCGGCCGGCGAGCCCCTGAACCCCGAGGTGATCAAGGTGTGGAAGGAGCACACCGGCACCACCATCTACGACGGGTTCGGCCAGACCGAGACCGTGAACCTGATCGCCAACTTCCCGTGCATGCCGGTGAAGTTCGGCTCGATGGGCAAGCCCACCCCCGGGTTCCACGTGGACGTGGTGGACGACGACGGCAACCCCGTGCCCACGGGCGAGGAGGGCCACATCGCGGTCCAGGTGAAGCCCGAGCACCCGGTGGGGCTGTTCCGGGGCTACTGGAAGAACGAGGAGGCCACGGCCGAGGCGTTCGTGGGGGACTGGTACTTCACCGGCGACAAGGCCTACAAGGACGAGGACGGGTACTTCTGGTTCGTGGGCCGGGCCGACGACGTGATCAAGGCCTCGGGCTACCGGATCGGGCCGTTCGAGGTGGAGAGCGCCCTGCAGAGCCACCCCGCGGTGGCCGAGAGCGCGGTGGTGGGCTCGCCGGATCCGCTGCGGGGCACCATCGTGAAGGCCTTCGTGATCCTGGCCCCCGGGTTCGAGCCCTCGGACGAGCTCGTGAAGGAGCTCCAGGACCACGTGAAGAAGGAGACCGCGCCCTACAAGTACCCCAGGGAGATCGAGTTCGTGAAAGAGCTTCCCAAGACCGTGTCGGGCAAGATCCGCCGGGTCGAGCTTCGGAAGATGGAGGAGGAGCGCAAGCTCGGCAAGACCGGCTGACCCCGGTCCATCGTCACGGAACAGGGGCGGCCTTCCGGCCGGGGCCGCCCCTTCCTTTTGACCCAAAATTCTACCCAACGTTTGGTTGATTGTCGGCGGCGACCGACCCGGGCGGGCGCCGCAAGGGGGGGCGTTTGTCGCCTTGTCTTCGGAACATCCGAGGGAAATCGTGTTCATCAGGAGGGAAGGAGAGATCCCATGAACTCCCCGTACCGCAAGGAGTGCTGGCTCGCCCTGACCGCGTTCGTGGTCGCGGCGTTCCTGACCCACATCTACCCGCTGTACTTCCTGTTCCCCAAGCTGACCGAGATGAAGCTGTTCGGGTTCCCGGCCCACTACTTCCTGACCCTGTTCCTGGGCTGGGTGGTGCTCATGCCCCTGTACGCCCTGTACATCCGGGTCAGCGAGAAGATCGACCAGCAGATCGTGGAGACCAGCCGCCCGGACGCCGAACCCGAGGTCCGGCTCGCCGCAGGAGGGGAGCGATGAGACGCGCCGCCCGACACGCCCTGCCCGTGGCTCTGGGGCTCGTGCCCGCCGTGGCCCGGGCCGCCGACGGGATGCAGACCTACCGGTTCCAGCCCACCCAGAGCCTTTCGACCCTGGGGCTCGTGTACACCCTGGGCATGGTCACCCTGTTCCTGTGGGTGGGGTGGTGGTCCAAGCGGCGGGTTTCCACGACCGACGACTACTACACCGCCGGCCGGGGGATCGGGGCCCTCTCGAACGGCCTGGCCATGACCTCCAACTACATGAGCCTGGCCACGTTCCTGGGGTTCACGGCGCTCCTGTGGAAGCTCCAGTTCCTGCTCGTGGCGTTCGTGATGAGCTGGCTGGGCGGGTTCGTGCTGATCTCGGTCAGTGTGGCCCCGAGCCTGCGGCGCTGGGGCAAGTTCACCAGCATGCAGTTCATCGGCGAGCGCTACGGCAGCACCGCCAAGATCATCTCGGTGCTGTGCATGATCCTGCTGGCCCAGCTCTACCTGGTGGGCCAGATGAAGGGCATCGGCAACGTGTTCCAGGTGATGTTCCACTGGGACTACACCACCGGTCTGGTGGTGGGCGGCATCGTGGTCACCCTGTACGTGACCATCGGAGGAATGTACGGCCTGTCGTACAACCAGACCCTGCAGGCCGTGATCATGGGCATCGCCCTGCTGCTGCCCACCTCGATCATCCTGTGGAAGCTCAACGCCGGCCCCGGCGCGGTGTTCCCCCCGTTCGGGTACACCAAGCTGGTGCCCGAGATGGTGGCGGCCCTGCCCACCTACTTCGACCCGTTCACCACGGTGAGCGGCAAGATCCCGGTGAGCTTCAAGTACTACACCGGCATCGTCTTGAGCCTGGCCATGGGCACCATCGGCCTGCCCCACATCGCCATGCGCTACTTCACGGCGCCCTCGGTCAAGGAGGGCAAGAAGGCCACCCTGTGGGGCATCTTCTTCATCGGCCTGGTGTTCTTCACCACCTTCGCCATCGGGTTCGCCGCCAAGCTCTACACCACCAAGGTCCTGAACGCCCAGGGGCTCGCCATCGACCCCAAGGAGGCGGATCTACTGGTGGTGATCATGAGCCAGGCGTTCACCCCGGCCTGGGTGGCGGCCCTGCCCATCGCCGGCGCCTTGGCCGCGGGGCTCTCCACCGTGGGCGGTCTGCTCATGGTGATCGGCACGGGCATCGGCCACGACATCTACACCACCCTGTTCCCCGGAGCCGACGACCGCCGCAAGATGAAGATGGGGCTCTTCTTCACCGCGTTCGGCGGCGTGGTGACGATCCTCCTGGCCCTGCGGCCCCCCGAGTTCCTGCTGACCAGCGTGATCTGGGCCTACGTGGTGTCGGCCTCCACGTTTACGCCGGTGCTGATCCTGGGCATCTGGTGGAAGGGGGCGAACCGGGCCGGGGCCATCGCAGGGATGGTGGTGGGCGGCCTGCTCTCGGTGGTGCTGTGGTGGACCAAGGGCCAGCTGTTCGGGCTGCAGCTCGTACAGCTGGGGCCGTTGGGGCACCTGGTGGCCGCCATCTTCACCGCCTCGGCCGCCTGGTTCGTGACCATCGTGGTGAGCCTGGTAACCGGCGGGGAGAAGGACGAACGGATCCTGCGGGAGGTGGACCGGATCCACGGCTGGCTCGACTACGACCCGGCCCGATACAACGGCAAGCTCTTTCCCGTGGCCTGCGCGGCCCTGGCCCTGGTGCTGATGGTGTGGTCGGCCATACCCACCTCGGCCCCGCCGAAGACCGCCCGGAGCCCGGCACCGGCCGCCACCGTGGCCCGCCGGTAGACCCCGAGGCGTACATGGGAAGGGGGCCCCGAAGGGCCCCCTTCCTTTTTTCATCTCCCTGCACTCTCCGCGCCGCCCTCATCCAACCGGGGGTACAGCTGCCGGGTGCAGTCGGGGCAGAGGCCGTGGGTGAACTCCAGGCCGGCATGGGTCTTGAGGTAGGTCTCGAGGTGCTCCCAGTAGCCGGCGTCGTCCCGGATCTTCTTGCACCCCGAGCAGATGGGGACGAGGGCCCTGAGCTCGTGGAGAACCCTGAGATGTCGAGCCAGGACCCGGTTCTGGGCCCACAGACGCCTCATCATATCGCCAGCCAGCTCGGCCATGGGGTCGTCGCCCCGGTAGCGGTCAAAAGCCCGGACAAGCCGATCGATGTGCCGGGCGTATGCCCCCTCCGGTCCGCTCTCCACCTCGCCCGAGGCCAGGATTAGGAGGACGTCCATGGCCGGGTCCAGGAGGTAGAACTCCAGCCGGTACGCGGCCAAGAACGCCCATGCCGGATCCGGGCGCGGAGCCCTGCCCGCGATCTCGGACACGCGCAGCTCGAGCGCGACAAGCTCCCGGACAAGCTGCTCCGGCTCCCCCACCAGGTCGACCGCGGGCCGATCCGCCCACCTTCGGAGGGCCCGGTTCCAGATCCCTACGTGATCGTTCTCGTCCGACGCCATGGCGCGCCATAGCTCAGACAAACCGGGGTCATTCGCTTGTTCGGCCAAGCGGAGATAGAAATCGAGGGCCAGACCGTCGATGCGCAGACAGGGTTCCAAGATCTGGCGGGCGGGAATCG
This is a stretch of genomic DNA from Deferrisoma camini S3R1. It encodes these proteins:
- a CDS encoding solute symporter family protein, encoding MRRAARHALPVALGLVPAVARAADGMQTYRFQPTQSLSTLGLVYTLGMVTLFLWVGWWSKRRVSTTDDYYTAGRGIGALSNGLAMTSNYMSLATFLGFTALLWKLQFLLVAFVMSWLGGFVLISVSVAPSLRRWGKFTSMQFIGERYGSTAKIISVLCMILLAQLYLVGQMKGIGNVFQVMFHWDYTTGLVVGGIVVTLYVTIGGMYGLSYNQTLQAVIMGIALLLPTSIILWKLNAGPGAVFPPFGYTKLVPEMVAALPTYFDPFTTVSGKIPVSFKYYTGIVLSLAMGTIGLPHIAMRYFTAPSVKEGKKATLWGIFFIGLVFFTTFAIGFAAKLYTTKVLNAQGLAIDPKEADLLVVIMSQAFTPAWVAALPIAGALAAGLSTVGGLLMVIGTGIGHDIYTTLFPGADDRRKMKMGLFFTAFGGVVTILLALRPPEFLLTSVIWAYVVSASTFTPVLILGIWWKGANRAGAIAGMVVGGLLSVVLWWTKGQLFGLQLVQLGPLGHLVAAIFTASAAWFVTIVVSLVTGGEKDERILREVDRIHGWLDYDPARYNGKLFPVACAALALVLMVWSAIPTSAPPKTARSPAPAATVARR
- a CDS encoding sodium/substrate symporter small subunit, with protein sequence MNSPYRKECWLALTAFVVAAFLTHIYPLYFLFPKLTEMKLFGFPAHYFLTLFLGWVVLMPLYALYIRVSEKIDQQIVETSRPDAEPEVRLAAGGER
- a CDS encoding NAD(P)/FAD-dependent oxidoreductase, producing the protein MPRPDAPPARWAVAGVPLGLDEDPGVLPVRAAGRLGLPGSAVRAWRILRRSLDARGNRPPRFVCRVALELAEPPPADVPAGAAPWTPPPPFAPRPLPRDPGRPVIVGAGPAGLFAALRLAAHGVRPVVLERGDPLGERVRRVAAYWRRGELDPESNVAFGEGGAGTFSDGKLTYRGDDPRKLWVFEALVACGAPGEILWEARPHLGTDRLRTVIRRIRDRLLAAGCEVRFRTRAEGLIVREGRVAGVQTGSGPVEGPAVFLAPGHGAADLLAALVGQGVPAEAKGFALGLRVEVDQAALDRHQYGRWCGHPALPPAEFSVKARAGGRDVYSFCMCPGGTVVPAGTEPDGVVVNGMSGSRRSGRRANAALVVAVEPRDWGGGALEGLAWRRRWERRAARRAGPRAVPGQTVADFLRRRPSRAVPPSSCPWPVRPGDLGGCLPPAAAEALRAALPRLARQVGVLRRGLLIGVETRTSCPVRLARDETLQSPGFPGLYPVGEGAGWAGGIVSAAVDGVRAADRWLASLGAGGGGS
- a CDS encoding AMP-binding protein, which produces MPDYDEVCRTFRLDVPEYFNYGFDVIDRWAQDRSKLAMVWADRTGEDVRKYSFFDLMQLSNRFANVLRELGFKKGDRLFVMVPRTVEWYAVMLGSFKLGVIPLPSPNILVPNDVRYRVNQAEAVGAVMWHEHVGKLDAVRAECPTMKHTIAVGGPAEGWLSFEELMAKASPKLSPDKVEPTRSDDIMLIYFTSGTTKYPKMVPHTQASYGIGHIITAKFWQDLKPTDLHWTLSDTGWAKAAWGKLFGQWQIGAAVMVHDASGKFDAKTHLKLIETCGVTTFCAPPTAYRMLILEDLGRYDLSSIRHSCSAGEPLNPEVIKVWKEHTGTTIYDGFGQTETVNLIANFPCMPVKFGSMGKPTPGFHVDVVDDDGNPVPTGEEGHIAVQVKPEHPVGLFRGYWKNEEATAEAFVGDWYFTGDKAYKDEDGYFWFVGRADDVIKASGYRIGPFEVESALQSHPAVAESAVVGSPDPLRGTIVKAFVILAPGFEPSDELVKELQDHVKKETAPYKYPREIEFVKELPKTVSGKIRRVELRKMEEERKLGKTG
- a CDS encoding flagellar brake protein, which codes for MLFRKGKEKEKKPATSPVEPQTPPPPPEVVRVLEQLQKAGAQVLVRPPGPEAYTTVVLGLGRDGFFVDTFSPPEGDRFGVPGRLLDFETLVQGITYTFETRVLGRVQYLDELPAFKLAYPEAVRGERRRKSPRVDTTGDASLSFLEPFRCDAPVVNVSEGGCAFEYEAELGRLRRGTRIPEILLELGREPVVSVSARVVGNVVAELGGLTLPRRYRASVAFEDLSDDAARVIRTYVVSRRGLDASA
- a CDS encoding ferritin family protein, yielding MPSIPARQILEPCLRIDGLALDFYLRLAEQANDPGLSELWRAMASDENDHVGIWNRALRRWADRPAVDLVGEPEQLVRELVALELRVSEIAGRAPRPDPAWAFLAAYRLEFYLLDPAMDVLLILASGEVESGPEGAYARHIDRLVRAFDRYRGDDPMAELAGDMMRRLWAQNRVLARHLRVLHELRALVPICSGCKKIRDDAGYWEHLETYLKTHAGLEFTHGLCPDCTRQLYPRLDEGGAESAGR